The segment AGACTCTCAATCCTTCCAGAGATatttaagaatttattttagaatttgTAAGCATTGAGAGTTAAAGACTTACACTTCATCTTAAGTAAATTTTGGCATTTCTCAAACGAGTGGTGCCAATGTTTAAGCATTTCTTGTTTCATGAAGTTTGGCTGATATTCCAAACTAAAGTGCTCACTGAGAGATTGGCCCTGGGAAATTTTATTTGTAGGAGTTTTACTTATCCCCAAATGGTAGCTTAACTTCCTGTCTGGAGTGATTTAGCAGAACCAGACcataaagaaatataaataaaaagtgCAGTCTGATTTGAGCTTTCACAAATACAAATTGGGAGGCATGGATGGAATGGCAAGTGCTGATCTCCCTGGAGATATAAAATTTAGGATTGTATGTTTGAAGGATATCTGTCAAATACAATGATGCGCTGCACTGACATTGCAGGGAACTCTCCTTTCCATGGGAGCAAACCCCCAGAGTCACTGCccttccttccctggctgccctTGACACTGAAATCCCCAAACCGTTGCTCTGTGCCCAGGCATGGTTCAGATAAAGACGTGATCCCTGCTCTGTTCTGGctcctccagcagaggtggcagGGCACAAACCTTTATTTAGTGCTTGGCACTGAGGCAGGGATTAACAGCAGAGGTGcctggttggtttgttggtttcTTTGTTTGGTCTGCTGGTGACACGGGTCCCACTGAGCATTGTCATGATGCCACTGCCTCATTTCACAGATGCTCCTCAGCAGTTCCCAGCACAGGCTTGGGCACTGCTCAGCTGGCTCAAAATCAAATGCCAGCCCAGGTGGAGACAGAGGATCTCCTGTGCTTCCCTTAAAGATTATTTGGGAAGATATAAAAGCATCCCTCTCATTTCAGATAGACTGTGCAtttgaatttaatttccttttaacaGAATGCCTTTATCACACTGAAAACTGAGAGGATGTTTTCAGAAAAGACCTTGAAGAGGCAAATAGATCCAGCAAATTCATTTTGGAGAATGCCAGGTGTAACACCCACGGCACTGGTTGCATGTGTGACATTGGCTGCCTGGTGGTAtcatttttcccttaaaattcATGTATAATTTGAATTGATATGTTCAAATGTATAGGCATGACACAAAATATTGTCTCAGATAAATTCTACTCTAAATCTCAGCTCTTGGCAAAGAAAGTGCAAAGATGATGTTGGTCTTAGTAGAAATAGGATCTAATAATGtgcagatttaaaaataatatatttttgatATTAAGACACTGGATATAGGCTGAATTTTACACTTCAGACTGTCTTTGAGTTTATGGATATTTTGATTAAGATCGTAACCAAAACTGTCCTTCAGACCCACTTTTCTCTTGGAGTGATTTggccttaaaaaaatctgaacatgGAAAGTGACTCAAGGATGTTTGGAGAAAACTCCTTTTCTAACAGCTggaatatatatttaatattgtGTTTTATTATTCAGTACTTCAGCAGGCTGGAAGAAATCCTTCTCAGAAGACCATTAACAAATACTGGACTTCACAGACATCTTCACTGAATTTTGATGATTTTTgtgctattttaaaaaaagaaaagccagctACAAAAAATGAACTGCTTGAAGCATTCGGTAAAATAGACACAGATAAGGCTGGATATATTTCACATGATGAACTTTGTAAAATTCTAACAACAGTGAGTATCACTAGAAACTTAATTACCCATCTTTAATTAGTGGAGATTTTGGAAATTAGATGGTACTGAGAGCTGGGATTCCCCATTTGATGGAAGATTTTCATGGTGGGTTTCCAGAAGGCACCACAGAATTACACAAACTGATACAGTTGATCTCTTTGATATTTAGTAGCATTGTAAAGACAAAATTTTTAACGATTTTGACCTCTGTTTTCATGATTCAAATAAAAATCAGTTGAAATCTATTGCAAGATAAGATTCTCTGAAAGAATATAAAAAGACTTTTCCTTTGTTTATGGAATTTGTGCTGTAGGTGAACAGGATTCTTGATTAGGAACCCAAACtgagctgcttttttccttgCAGAGCGGTGATAAAATGACCTGGGAGGAAGTGACCAGCATTACTAAACAAGCCGATTTTAATTGCGATGGCAAACTTGACTACAACAAGGTATGGCCAAAAGTGATGTTTGTTCTTGTGTTATTGACAATATGAGCATTAGTGGTGCCCTTACTCCCCAGGATTGTAAATTTTCCACTGAATAAACAGCCCACAAAGACTTGTACATAAATATGGTTTCATAGGAGGAGAGCTGGTAAGAATCCTGTTAAAAACCAGTCTTCCAATATCTAGAAAGGAAGAGTTGAAAGTCACACTTAATTTTTAGTGTGACTTCTGAAGGAGGTCAATATTTGGACCTCCTTGTTGAATCATGGCTGCATTTTACTGTGATACTTGAGTGGTTGTCCTgattaatgaaaattaaaattatattggGCTTGAAGAGGAAGTGCATTCCATTTGCTGAGCTGTGCTTTCATTGCTAGTGCTACATTTTACTCCTTAAAACCTTTTGAGAAATGTAACCTGGTAAGTGAAATACTCTTTTATTCTCTCCAGTTCTGTGAGCTGTACTTAAGCACGAGTGAGCAGTGCTGCAAAGCTGCAAGGAGCAGGCTGGAAACTGACCCTCgactgaggcagcagcacttTGGGAATCAAAGTGAAAATTTCCCTGAAGGAGTCACACTGCCAGTGCCAAAACCATCCCCGAGGGTCTCCAGGAAAACTGATCACAAACTGGCTAAAGGTATTATAAGTTcttatattttatgttttctttctgttggaGATGAAGCTCTGGCTGAATGAGCAGTTGaggttttgtttagtttttctCAGATTACTGAAGATTTTATTGATGAATATAATTTCTACTGCAGCAATCACATCAATGTGTCAGTAAAATATGTTCAAATGGCTGCATCTGTAAAACTCTCAGATTCCTAAGGGTGGATTCTTTTGATTTTCATGTGACACAGtccagagggaagagagaaaatgaatGCTCAGGTGTTGCAATATAGGCAAgttatttatttccttcctaGATCAGAGATGAAACCCTAAACATTTCTCAGTAAGCTGTGTGTTTGTTTCAACTATTGAGGCTGCTTTTCTAGCACAATTAATTAAGTTGTGGACAGTTTAATGTCCTTCCTGAAGTTGCAAAGACACTTCAAAACCTTCCCAAACTGGAGAAGCTCCACAGGGAACAGACTGCAGAGGCACCAAGTATAAAATTTTGGGATGTAGTTTGTGCTGTTCCAAGTTGCTTCAAATCAAAGAGGTGCAAAAACGACACAACAGTGATGAAgggaagttctctgatggaGTTCTTGTCATCCAATTTTCTTTGTGCTTCTAAATGCAAGGTTTATGGTAAATAGCACTAGGAGAGGGTTGAAATAATGTAACTGTAATTCAATATCTCTGTTTATAGGTGACAGCAGAGCTCCTTCAAGACCTTCAtcagctcaaagcagcaaagcttcCACCTCCACCACTGTCTCTGtgggtgccagcagcagcaggaacacaaAGCTAATTATTGAGCCTGACACAATGAAGGTATCACACTGAAATGAGGGTGTTTTCCCCTAGGCACCTGTGTTACTGCATTTTAAAGAAGCTGAAATCAGAGAAAAATGGTGTCTTATGTTTTATTAACAGTTTGTCAAGGGCAGCTATAAACTACTGAAAGCTTTCTTGATATGTATTGttattaacatttttatatACTGTTGGTTTTGCTGACAGCAAGTtattggaaataatttttcaggtGTGAAggtttaatagaaaaaaaatatgttttttataAATGAAACCACTGTTGGAGAAAACAGTTAATGACTTCTTGAGAAATTTAAAATTGAATAATTTATTAGGTTGGTGAGAACTTTAAATGCTCAAGTAGTCTGAAAGATTGTGTATCATAAACCTTTGCATGAAAGGTAATTGGAAATAAATAACAGATCTGTGAGCATATTCAGTTTCTTGTGCATCGCTTGGTAAATAGATGCTATAACctgaaaatattgatttttggTTAGACTAATATGTTCtatcagtattttcttttaaataaatcacTCATTCAATACAAATTCCTTGGGGAGAGAGACAACAAAGTCACTTTGCTAAGTCAATATTTGTAGAGTGTTAATATtgatctttttctctttgttttccctttcttgaCTGAACCTTTACTAGTTTTCTTTCAACAGAAAATAATAGCTgtagaaacagaaaacattaaCTGGGAACTGCTGGGATACATTAAAAATGTGCACCTGGAGACTCCTgtgtaaaagggaaaaaatggttcTGACCACACAGTgtaactgctgctggaaaaCTGAACTGATTGTCCTCAGGAGCTGCATTTTGGTTTCAAATAACAACTCTGGATTTGTTATTGAACTCTGAAGTCCTTTATATCTTCCCCATTGCTATACAGTGACACTTGTTCTATATTAAAATTTCCAAACATCATCTCCCAGGGGTTCTGTGCAGTCTGTTTAGGTAGCTGGACCTCCATGCAATTTAACCTGCAATCTCACCTTGTTCAAACATGATGTGGGGTGTATAAAACCAGCACACACTTCCCCAAGATTGGATTCTTGCTTCTTTCTACAGGCCAGTAaaaactgactgaaaaaaaatggtaTTGATTAGTATTGCTTGGCATCATCCAGAAACTGAAATCAATCCATAAACATGGAAAGGTTTATTTCCTATTAATTAAATATTCCctattaagaaaaattattatagATTAATTGTgttaatattaatatataatattatataatatcAATAGATTATCAATTAAATGTTTCCTGTTAATAAGCTATTCAttattttaaacttcattttgCACAATGCAAGCTCTGCCAGAATCAATGAATAAATACCCAGGGATTTATTTGTGGTGTGAATCAGAAtccaccaccccaaaattctttttattcatCTTATATCCAAGAATTTTATTCTATATTTTTGTTCGCCTGTCTTTTTGTTTAAGTAAGAAAATATTGCCCTCAGGAGCAACACCAGCTTTACATTTCTGACAGAGGAAAACAGTGAAAGAACATGGTGAAATGTCTAGAGTTAAAAACCCTTAGAAAATTCCTCTCAGTCGTTGCTTTTTATTAGGAGTTATGCATCAATGTGTGGATATTTTCAATATTAACTGAAATGTCAGTAGCAGTGACCAGCAGCAGGTAGTGCCTAACATTTCTTTCCAATTAAAATTTCTAACTCAGCATTTCCTACTTCAGCTATTAATCAACAACTTCTCTTCTGCTTTGAAGTGACAGAGGAAAATCCAATCAGAAAATCCTCTTTTAGCTTCCCAGTTTTACATACCTGTTTGCATTTTGGTAATTTAGGACTTCTAGCACCACTTACGCTCTCTGCCAGAGTAACAGGGTTTGAATTCCTAAAAGGAAAGCATAAGGATAAGGTTTTTGTCCAACAGTTTTGGCAGGTATCAAACTTGGAGCAAACAACCAGTTATTTCAGATGTGTCAAgtctgaagaaaaaagaatccatttttaaaatttccttttagaTCAAGTCAGGAGTCATGAAGTGTTGGAATAACCAGTTTAGGACTAGCAGTGGAACTGATGCAAGAGGCTGAGCTCCATGCTGGAATTCTGTCACTGACTCGTGTTAATCCCAGCTCCCATTATCCACTTTTTGACTGACACAACCCCAGCTGTTGTTCCATGTTAAACTCTCACCATTACATCCCAGGAATATTTTGTCTCTGAccactttttttcctgattattttttatGATTGGTCCCCCttttccttgtcctgtcactacaaaTCTGGTTTCATGGTTAAAGAGGAGTATAAAATGATTGGATGGATTTGTTAATTAGGTTTATTCTGCTCCATAAAAGTTGGCCAGGCTGATCTCTGGCTCCATGGTCCAGAAATAGCTGCACTTAAAGATTATCCCTAACAACTTCTCCAGCAGGTTGTGCCCACAATGAAAAGATTATGGCAAATTATAAGAGGGGAGGGACTTGGATAGCAGTGCCTGCCAGGGATTGGACATCccactttatttttaattaatctttGTCTTTTCCACAGccaatttattttgaaagtattttagGACTTCTTGAGCgaaatcttatttaaaaaaaattccacaccTCCAAAGAACAGCAGAAAGGGAGCTGCAAAGTGTATAATATTTGTATTTAAGTTACTCAATGCTGTCAGCTCTTTGCAAATATAATTAGCAGAATCTTTGTGGCAATTCCAATTTAATTTTCAGCTATGGGAGCCTTGGGGTAGTCTCTGTGCTTGTCAGGCATTTTCACAAGTGAAGCAATGTTACTTTGCAAAATTTGTCTACAAAAAGGActatttgggatttttaaaaaaataaaagtatagTGATGCTGTATCTCATGGCGTGTTTTATGCAGGGTTTATTCAATAATCAAATTAATTCACATTTCGGGGAAAGCACTTTTATCTTCATCCAAAATGAAGAAAGCCCTTAATATTTGCTTGGTTTCCAGGAATGGCAACGTGCACAATCCAAAGGCTGCTTCTACCTGGAGGAAAACGGGGAAATCATCAGTCACAAGTACAGGCTGCACTTACCCCAAAGATCTGCACTTTGTATCACCATCAAACCTTTCAGTGTCCCCCAGGCAGAAGGTGAGTGGGTTTATATTTCATTTGCTTCTTAAAAAATGCTGGTGGCTTGGAGATTTACCATGGGGCTTCATCCAGTTGCTACattggatttatttttcccccccaaGTAGAATATTCCCTTTTTAATCCCATAAAACAGGAGCCTTTTAACCCCAAAATTGTTTTAAAGTCACCTAGGCTggctttttaaacaaatttgtGTGGTGTGTAACCATTCCTTGATATTCTTGACCCTTAATGACAGAACTATTTTATCAATAATTCTTAATGACAAAATTAATAATTATCTGTAAGACAAGGCTTGGAACAATTTATCTGCTTGGCCtaaacaggaagaaaatccCAGTAGCATAGAataggattttttccccatttttcatcACCAGGGATCAATAAATACCATGGGAATATCTATTTTGAGatgcaaagaaaaacaattatgggccattattattattattattcagcattttttgggggatatttttctttttaggaaaATCTTGTCACTGGTTGTCAGTGGATACAGCTTTGTTTAttctgaaggaaaatgaaagccAAGAGAATTTACAGCTTGTGAGCTTTACTGAACTCCAAAACAAAGAGGTTAGAGATTTGTGgtgtattcctattttaattgttattttttaGTGTGTGTGTTAATGCTGGAGGTGTGAATTCCATGGGTTTGGAAGGAATTCCAGCTGTACCCAGAACTGCTGAGTTGCTGGGTATGTTTACAGCTACTCTGTAAAAACTCAGTTGTGTTTCTGCACCTTCAAACACAACATTCCCAAGGCaaaatttgtttaaatttccttgaattttctttccccttgcCATTTGAACTTCATAGTGCACAGAATATTCTTTTCCTGAAGCAGAAATAACAGAGCATGAACttattttccccctcttccttcctctctctcctgtctGTTTTTCTAACTTTTATTCTAAGAGATTCActgttttttaatctttaaagtgacatcacacagccttttttttttaggtgacaacccagcattcccagtgttTTCAAGTAATTAATCACTTTTGTATGACTGTTACTGGCAACAAAGAAAGGCATCATTTGAGAAGTTCCTACAAACTTTTCTGTCTTCCTTTAAGAGCAGATGTTTGGCTGGAGAGGGGAGCTTGGATCTGGGGTTTACTGGCTGCTCCCTTTCACAACTGGCTGCAggctgaggaaggaaaaaacccaaattactGGAGAAGCCAAACTGGTGTGGAGGGATGAAGATGGAGAACTGGCTCTCACCAACGAATTCCGGTGAGTGTTATTCTCAAAGATGGGAGTAAAAACCTCTTTTCCAGCTAAAATGTTGCTTTTTGCATCCGGATTTTCCTGAAGTACTGTTTGTGCAGAATAGTCTCAAAGTGACTGAACAGTTCTTGGCAGTGGTATGAGACAGTAAGAGGAGATGGAAGCCTTTGGAAATGGTTTGGCCTTTTTCatccctcagagctgctctgttgGATATATTTGAAACAATTGATTTGGATGGGAATGGCCTCCTGAGTCTGGAGGAGTACAACTTCTTTGAGCTGAGGACTAGTGGGGAGAAGTGTGACCAGGAAGCCTGGGCTGTGTGTAAGGGTAAGTTCATTACTGTGGCTAATTAAGGCTATCAATTAACTTCCAAGCCGGATAAAACTGGGTATTCTGTACCTATTCCGAGAACATGTGCAgatctttttctcttcttcctttctttttcttttcttcttttccagtcTCCTGTCCTTTGCTTCGCTTCGTTCTGCTGTGTCTGCCACTGACCTTCTGCTAAGAAAATTCTTCTCCTTCCTAATTGTTTTGTAGCTGCCAAAACCTACAGGGTTTGTAATCCTGGATCATATGGGGAAGGAAACTGTCACAGGTATTTGTTTAATCCATCTCCTTTGTGCAGACTGGGCTGGTGCTGCTTTTTTTATCTCACAAAGTGTGGAGAGGGACATTTAATTAGTGTGGATCTGGTGCTACAAATTGGCATCCAGAGTTTTTGTGGGTCACCAGTGTCTCCTTTTATAATTCCATGTCATGTTTGACATAATTCCTTTGGAAGATGTGGCACATTGGCCAAAATACTTTAAATCTGGCAAGCCCTATTAGTTATCTTTTCCCAAAACACTCTGAGGTatcagaattttttcctaactgATGGAAAACTCctacaaaaatacatttctagAACTGAATTTCTCCTCTGATTGATGCCTGGATGTGCTTTTCCACACTTGATGGCTTTGTCAGGGTGATACAAGTAGGAGGGGTGGAAATGTGTGAATAAAtaagaggggaaggaggagaagctgGGGAATGTTTCACCAGGTCATCAATCAGAGGAAGGGTTCACATGAATATCATCAATCTTGACACCAAAGTTCAAGCCATTTATTACAGCATCTGTACCCTTGGATAGATTTATTAAATTGGTAATCCCTTTTTAATAATATATAGTAAAGATTTAGCATTGTTATGAAGATGagaaaaccatttttaaaagtCCCTGACACAAGGACATTTCAATTATGTGTTGGCTGACATTAGAGTGGTGGATCTATGATATTCTCTCTAGAGAGGGGTGTTAGGATTACTGgaattttattgctttttagGAACTAAGTAAATCATTTCTGTATCAAGGACCTGAAGCATTTCAAGGTGCTGGCTCCACCTGGCTTTCATTTCCCATTCCTAAAATACCCCATTTTGCAAAGCTCAGCCACAaacttttaggaaaaaaaaatcaatgtgaattctttttattttgaaatccCCCTTTTTGGGGCTATCCAATGTTTGTAGGCATTATC is part of the Anomalospiza imberbis isolate Cuckoo-Finch-1a 21T00152 chromosome 9, ASM3175350v1, whole genome shotgun sequence genome and harbors:
- the EFCAB7 gene encoding EF-hand calcium-binding domain-containing protein 7 isoform X3, with protein sequence MASTPGNQKATHLENSQVKKSQHAEEAIFYMNCRAAYLTVLKSSLENINSKEQLSLVLQQAGRNPSQKTINKYWTSQTSSLNFDDFCAILKKEKPATKNELLEAFGKIDTDKAGYISHDELCKILTTSGDKMTWEEVTSITKQADFNCDGKLDYNKFCELYLSTSEQCCKAARSRLETDPRLRQQHFGNQSENFPEGVTLPVPKPSPRVSRKTDHKLAKGDSRAPSRPSSAQSSKASTSTTVSVGASSSRNTKLIIEPDTMKEWQRAQSKGCFYLEENGEIISHKYRLHLPQRSALCITIKPFSVPQAEGKSCHWLSVDTALFILKENESQENLQLVSFTELQNKEMFGWRGELGSGVYWLLPFTTGCRLRKEKTQITGEAKLVWRDEDGELALTNEFRAALLDIFETIDLDGNGLLSLEEYNFFELRTSGEKCDQEAWAVCKENFEMKKNELTRQGFLDLNLMEANDRDGDPWDLWVTLLSLGYNKALEMTEACPFVIDICAERCKPRIKAISLGAGGSQLSRAVCRSVVHKGEAKVLDASENICIYTYRSGSRITSVIENKSENKVIIHVNNEQSKNCLNNRGLTVFAVEVAPKSMMGS
- the EFCAB7 gene encoding EF-hand calcium-binding domain-containing protein 7 isoform X1, with protein sequence MASTPGNQKATHLENSQVKKSQHAEEAIFYMNCRAAYLTVLKSSLENINSKEQLSLVLQQAGRNPSQKTINKYWTSQTSSLNFDDFCAILKKEKPATKNELLEAFGKIDTDKAGYISHDELCKILTTSGDKMTWEEVTSITKQADFNCDGKLDYNKFCELYLSTSEQCCKAARSRLETDPRLRQQHFGNQSENFPEGVTLPVPKPSPRVSRKTDHKLAKGDSRAPSRPSSAQSSKASTSTTVSVGASSSRNTKLIIEPDTMKEWQRAQSKGCFYLEENGEIISHKYRLHLPQRSALCITIKPFSVPQAEGKSCHWLSVDTALFILKENESQENLQLVSFTELQNKEMFGWRGELGSGVYWLLPFTTGCRLRKEKTQITGEAKLVWRDEDGELALTNEFRAALLDIFETIDLDGNGLLSLEEYNFFELRTSGEKCDQEAWAVCKENFEMKKNELTRQGFLDLNLMEANDRDGDPWDLWVTLLSLGYNKALEMTEACPFVIDICAERCKPRIKAISLGAGGSQLSRAVCRSVVHKGEAKVLDASENICIYTYRSGSRITSVIENKSENKVIIHVNNEQSKNCLNNRGLTVFAVEVAPKSMMVSQHVMALNEQEEWIYSCVHSLVC
- the EFCAB7 gene encoding EF-hand calcium-binding domain-containing protein 7 isoform X2; the encoded protein is MASTPGNQKATHLENSQVKKSQHAEEAIFYMNCRAAYLTVLKSSLENINSKEQLSLVLQQAGRNPSQKTINKYWTSQTSSLNFDDFCAILKKEKPATKNELLEAFGKIDTDKAGYISHDELCKILTTSGDKMTWEEVTSITKQADFNCDGKLDYNKFCELYLSTSEQCCKAARSRLETDPRLRQQHFGNQSENFPEGVTLPVPKPSPRVSRKTDHKLAKGDSRAPSRPSSAQSSKASTSTTVSVGASSSRNTKLIIEPDTMKEWQRAQSKGCFYLEENGEIISHKYRLHLPQRSALCITIKPFSVPQAEGKSCHWLSVDTALFILKENESQENLQLVSFTELQNKEMFGWRGELGSGVYWLLPFTTGCRLRKEKTQITGEAKLVWRDEDGELALTNEFRAALLDIFETIDLDGNGLLSLEEYNFFELRTSGEKCDQEAWAVCKENFEMKKNELTRQGFLDLNLMEANDRDGDPWDLWVTLLSLGYNKALEMTEACPFVIDICAERCKPRIKAISLGAGGSQLSRAVCRSVVHKGEAKVLDASENICIYTYRSGSRITSVIENKSENKVIIHVNNEQSKNCLNNRGLTVFAVEVAPKSMMEGNG